The window TCATCCATTGATAAAGGCTTTAAGTCTGTCAAATTTATGACTTCGCTTCTCACACTCTTAACAACACTTCTTGTATTTTTTGGATAGATCTCTTTCCATTTTATAACACTTCTCAATGTTTCAATATCGGTGTTCACAAGGATAGATGCATGATAAAGGAATGCGTTTCCTTTAATAGCCATTGCAGAACCTAACACCTTTTTCTCTTCTACAAATATTGAGTTTCTTACGCCGATGTATGCATTTATACCAAAACTCTTTATGCTCTCTAAAATTATCTCTGTAATTCCCCTTCCCTCTTCATAAAAATATTTTGAAAATATGTAAAGATTTTTGTTTTTGCAAAAGCTTATGTTCAAAGTTCCCTCATCGTGATAGACTGTTCCACCACCTGTAAATCTTCTTATAATCGGTATGTTTTTGCTTTTAATATAGTCAATATTTACTTCGTACTCCTCTTTCTGGAATTTTCCTATAACAACACACGGATTGTTTCTCCAAAAGCGTAGCACAAATGTATCATCATCACACATCTTAAGAATTTCCCTTTCCTTTTCAAAGTTTTTGTAAATATCAAGGGAGTTTGAATTTATTAAAATCAGTTTATTTTTTCTTTGAGTGGGGATGGAAGTTTTCATATATCCTCTTTAAATTCTCCCTGGTAAGATGAGTGTATATCTGTGTGGTGGAAAGTTTTGAGTGCCCAAGCAATTCCTGAACACTCCTTAAGTCTGCTCCTCCTGTTAAAAGGTGAGTTGCAAAGGTGTGCCTCAAGGTATGGGGGGTTACATTCTTATTTGGAACAACCTTTTTAGAATACTTCTTTATTACAAGTCTTATACCTCTATCTGTCAATGGTTTACCATTTCTATTTAAGAATAGATAACCATTTGCCTTTCTCCTTCTTTTTAAGTATTCTTTGAGGAGAAGTATTAGCTGATCAGGTAAAAATACAATCCTTTCTTTTTTCCCTTTACCAAAGACTTTTACTTCCCCCTTTTTTAAATCAAGATGAGAGACCTTTATTGAGATAAGTTCAGAAACTCTCACGCCTGTAGAGTAAAGAAAGAGGATAATTAATTTATCCCTTAATCCCAACAAAGTTTTTGAATCTGGGGCATTGATTAGTTTCACCATCTCTTCCTCTGTGAGAAATGTAGG is drawn from Caldisericia bacterium and contains these coding sequences:
- a CDS encoding lipoate--protein ligase family protein, with product MKTSIPTQRKNKLILINSNSLDIYKNFEKEREILKMCDDDTFVLRFWRNNPCVVIGKFQKEEYEVNIDYIKSKNIPIIRRFTGGGTVYHDEGTLNISFCKNKNLYIFSKYFYEEGRGITEIILESIKSFGINAYIGVRNSIFVEEKKVLGSAMAIKGNAFLYHASILVNTDIETLRSVIKWKEIYPKNTRSVVKSVRSEVINLTDLKPLSMDELKRKILENFIRYLKINYVKEID
- the xerC gene encoding tyrosine recombinase XerC, encoding MKKLLANFLFYLKNFKNSSNHTIRAYRRDILDFIDFLKRNGLDFNTVSRDNLRKFLFELKEKNLSRKSIARKISGIRSFFKFLTKESYVKRNPFLMVELPKVEKKLPTFLTEEEMVKLINAPDSKTLLGLRDKLIILFLYSTGVRVSELISIKVSHLDLKKGEVKVFGKGKKERIVFLPDQLILLLKEYLKRRRKANGYLFLNRNGKPLTDRGIRLVIKKYSKKVVPNKNVTPHTLRHTFATHLLTGGADLRSVQELLGHSKLSTTQIYTHLTRENLKRIYENFHPHSKKK